A single genomic interval of Lewinellaceae bacterium harbors:
- a CDS encoding efflux RND transporter periplasmic adaptor subunit, with product MNNLKIFLIIIITALLSLGAGYLIFGNRTVASQEHENPPPATMESKEIWTCSMHPQIRQNEPGNCPICGMELIPLNEASSSDNPLVMEMTPEAVKLANIQTVAVGNANGANTKTIALTGKVQTDERLVSSQVAHVPGRIEQLFVTFTGEQVLKGQRLATIYSPELVSAQRELIEALKWKGAQPQLLEAARNKLRNWKVPGATIAEIENSKEVQSNITVFADQSGVVLKRRVSVGDYLKEGEVLFDIARLDRVWVLFDAYEEDLAEIRVGDVVSYTAPAIPGRIFSARISFIDPVIDPQTRIASLRAEAPNPGGRLKPEMFVRGTVKAESEAGKGAVSVPKTAVMWTGERSIVYVEVPGASVPSYEFREVTLGDAAGSEYIVKKGLEAGERVVVNGAFVIDAAAQLNNMGSMMNRNVAQTGMSEMAPDHTAHTPEAFSKQLRNVVGNYLSLKDALVASDASQAGQSAEKFLMALEKVDMSLLKGDAHRYWMEKLGSLKAHGNGIRASKNLEEQRKQFSFLTNTLVEDLTAFGTGGDTLYLQHCPMAFDNEGADWLSSGEEIRNPYFGDKMLKCGSVKESFPLERKKPTAQANPNQFHNH from the coding sequence GCGAGCCAGGAGCATGAGAACCCACCGCCAGCCACCATGGAATCCAAGGAAATCTGGACCTGCTCCATGCACCCGCAGATCAGGCAGAATGAACCCGGAAACTGCCCTATTTGCGGCATGGAACTCATACCGCTGAACGAAGCCTCCTCTTCGGACAACCCCCTGGTCATGGAAATGACTCCGGAGGCGGTAAAATTGGCAAACATACAGACTGTAGCCGTAGGGAATGCCAACGGCGCCAATACCAAAACAATCGCTCTAACCGGCAAAGTGCAAACGGACGAGCGGCTTGTTTCCAGCCAGGTAGCCCATGTTCCCGGCAGGATCGAGCAACTTTTTGTCACTTTCACCGGCGAGCAGGTGCTTAAGGGCCAGCGATTGGCCACGATATACTCCCCGGAGCTGGTCAGCGCGCAACGGGAGCTGATCGAAGCGCTCAAATGGAAAGGTGCTCAGCCCCAATTGCTGGAAGCCGCCCGCAACAAGCTCCGCAACTGGAAGGTGCCCGGCGCCACTATCGCAGAGATAGAAAATTCGAAAGAAGTACAATCCAATATTACGGTATTCGCCGATCAGAGCGGAGTAGTGCTGAAGCGCCGGGTATCCGTGGGCGATTACCTCAAAGAAGGCGAGGTCTTGTTTGATATTGCCAGGCTGGACCGGGTATGGGTGTTGTTTGATGCTTATGAAGAGGACCTTGCCGAGATCAGAGTGGGCGATGTCGTTTCGTATACGGCGCCCGCCATTCCCGGGCGAATCTTCAGCGCCCGCATTTCCTTTATCGACCCGGTCATTGATCCACAAACCCGGATAGCCTCTCTGCGGGCGGAGGCGCCTAACCCCGGCGGGCGGCTGAAGCCGGAAATGTTTGTGAGGGGAACGGTCAAAGCTGAAAGCGAAGCGGGAAAAGGCGCCGTGTCTGTTCCCAAAACAGCAGTGATGTGGACAGGGGAGCGCTCGATAGTGTATGTGGAAGTGCCTGGCGCCAGCGTCCCTTCTTATGAGTTTCGCGAGGTGACTTTGGGTGATGCGGCAGGTAGTGAATACATTGTAAAGAAAGGGCTGGAAGCAGGCGAGCGGGTCGTCGTCAACGGCGCTTTTGTCATCGATGCCGCCGCTCAGCTCAACAATATGGGGAGCATGATGAACCGCAATGTGGCGCAAACCGGAATGTCGGAAATGGCGCCGGACCATACCGCTCATACGCCCGAAGCTTTCAGCAAGCAGTTGAGGAACGTGGTAGGCAATTACCTTTCTCTGAAAGACGCGCTGGTCGCTTCTGACGCCAGCCAGGCCGGGCAGAGCGCCGAAAAGTTCCTTATGGCTCTGGAAAAAGTGGATATGAGCCTCCTGAAAGGCGATGCGCACCGGTATTGGATGGAAAAACTGGGATCGCTGAAAGCGCACGGAAACGGCATCAGGGCAAGCAAGAACCTTGAAGAACAGCGAAAGCAGTTTAGTTTCCTGACCAATACGCTGGTGGAGGACTTAACGGCATTTGGCACGGGCGGAGATACCCTTTACCTGCAACACTGCCCGATGGCCTTTGACAATGAGGGCGCCGACTGGCTAAGCAGTGGGGAGGAGATCCGAAATCCCTATTTCGGAGATAAGATGCTCAAGTGCGGCTCGGTCAAGGAGTCATTCCCGCTGGAGCGCAAGAAGCCGACGGCACAGGCGAACCCGAATCAATTTCATAACCATTAA
- a CDS encoding adenylate/guanylate cyclase domain-containing protein, whose protein sequence is MKTEENIAILMADLSGYTALTETHGAVSAADLIEKYVSIAENCLVGDSKLHERRGDEIMIVSASPDFLLATALMIGKHTSKEENFLQLHGGLHYGKVLKRGNSYFGSTINLTSRIAAKAKAGTFWCSDEYVNALTDKSAFSLTSKGNQRFKNVPKEKKVFELY, encoded by the coding sequence ATGAAAACGGAAGAGAATATCGCCATCCTGATGGCTGATTTATCAGGGTATACTGCGCTTACTGAAACGCATGGCGCTGTTTCCGCTGCGGATTTAATAGAGAAGTATGTCAGCATTGCTGAGAATTGTCTTGTTGGCGATTCCAAACTACACGAACGTAGAGGCGATGAAATAATGATTGTATCTGCTTCTCCGGATTTCTTATTAGCTACGGCATTAATGATCGGGAAACATACATCAAAAGAAGAAAATTTTCTCCAGCTTCATGGAGGGTTACATTATGGCAAAGTTTTAAAAAGAGGCAACAGCTATTTTGGATCGACTATTAATCTTACTTCAAGGATTGCTGCTAAAGCAAAAGCAGGAACATTTTGGTGTTCTGATGAATATGTAAATGCATTGACCGATAAATCTGCATTCTCACTGACTTCAAAGGGAAATCAACGGTTTAAAAATGTCCCTAAAGAAAAAAAAGTATTTGAATTATACTGA
- a CDS encoding Uma2 family endonuclease, whose product MEVLSRKITYKEFAKMDFPEDDPFLYELINGELVRKNAPSGEHQFAQSKLFLSLSRFVDDKEMGMVFSSPTAVILSEENAPQPDLIFLSKEKMKLLDPEWGIRGVPDLVVEIVSPSSYKRDHLEKKRLYAQYGVVEYWIVDPSYRSIEIYILKEGVYELHAFGIDNEQITSQALKGFSIQVDAIFLK is encoded by the coding sequence ATGGAAGTTTTGTCCAGGAAAATTACCTATAAAGAGTTTGCGAAAATGGATTTCCCCGAGGATGACCCCTTTTTGTACGAACTCATAAATGGCGAATTAGTGAGAAAGAACGCCCCCTCCGGTGAGCATCAGTTTGCTCAAAGCAAATTGTTTTTAAGCCTCTCCCGTTTTGTCGACGACAAAGAAATGGGAATGGTCTTTTCCTCGCCCACCGCTGTAATCCTTTCGGAAGAAAATGCCCCGCAGCCGGACCTGATTTTTTTGAGCAAAGAAAAAATGAAGCTGCTTGACCCCGAATGGGGCATCCGGGGCGTGCCCGATCTGGTTGTCGAGATTGTCTCTCCTTCTTCTTACAAGAGAGACCACCTGGAAAAAAAGAGGCTGTATGCGCAGTATGGGGTTGTGGAATACTGGATTGTCGACCCTTCCTACCGTTCCATTGAAATCTACATCCTGAAAGAAGGCGTTTACGAACTGCACGCTTTTGGCATCGACAACGAACAAATCACTTCTCAGGCTCTCAAAGGTTTTTCCATACAGGTTGATGCCATATTTCTGAAGTAA
- the uvrA gene encoding excinuclease ABC subunit UvrA, giving the protein MPKKDEVVLEKPSGERFKDTIFIKGARANNLKNVSLNIPKNRLVVVTGVSGSGKSSITMDTLFAEGQRRYVESLSSYARQFLMRMKKPDVDYIKGICPAIAIEQKVSTSNARSTVGTLTEVYDYLRILYARIGQTISPVSGNRVKKHVVSDVTDYIHQFEEGDKIQLFIPLPYKYKDRGLKQELELLLQKGYTRLQREGELQNIQDVLEQGPAFLNKKLGEAREEGIRILVDRFVVKPEDEENVKRIGDSVQTAFYESEGECLVEVVGKEEKGFNNRFELDGLSFPEPSPQLFNFNNPYGACPTCEGFSKVMGIDENKVVPDKSKSVYEGAIACWKGEKYGLWLDHLLEAAHKFDFPVHRAYQDLSKEERRLLWAGNRYFSGINDFFAELEEKTYKIQNRVMLARYRGRTTCHTCDGGRLRKEATYVKIDGSDITELVGLPIDELLEFFRTLELSEFDAKVARRLLLEITNRLQFMCDVGLSYLTLGRISATLSGGETQRINLTRTLGSNLTSSMYILDEPSVGLHPRDTSRLVRVLKSLRDMGNTVIVVEHEEDIIKNADYLIDIGPAAGIHGGEVVFAGPYEAIYDEAADSLTAKYMSGRMEIEVPRQRRKSSNFLEIQGARQHNLQNIDVRIPLNAMTVVSGVSGSGKTTLVKSILYPALKKHLGESYSRAPGQFGQLGGSLSLLTQVEMVNQNPIGKSSRSNPVTYVKAYDSIRKLMSDQQLSRIHGFKPKHFSFNVDGGRCDTCKGEGEQVIEMQFLADVRLECEECGGKRFKQEVLDVAYKGKNIYDILELSVEEALEFFADEKDVISKLQPLADVGLGYIHLGQSSSTLSGGEAQRVKLASFLTRERSNEHILFIFDEPTTGLHFHDIRKLLDAMNALVENGHTVLIVEHNMEVIKCADWVVDLGPGGGKDGGYLVFQGTPEELAKVEGSYTGEYLKDKL; this is encoded by the coding sequence ATGCCGAAGAAAGACGAAGTTGTACTTGAAAAACCAAGCGGGGAAAGGTTCAAAGATACCATCTTCATCAAGGGCGCCCGCGCCAATAACCTGAAAAACGTAAGCCTGAATATTCCCAAGAACCGGCTGGTGGTGGTGACCGGCGTCTCCGGCTCAGGGAAATCCTCTATCACCATGGATACCCTTTTTGCCGAGGGGCAGCGCCGTTACGTGGAAAGCCTCTCCTCCTACGCCCGGCAGTTCCTCATGCGCATGAAAAAGCCGGACGTGGACTACATCAAGGGCATCTGCCCGGCCATCGCCATCGAGCAAAAGGTAAGCACCAGCAACGCCCGCTCCACGGTGGGTACGCTGACCGAAGTCTACGACTACCTGCGCATATTGTATGCGCGCATCGGACAAACCATCTCTCCCGTTTCGGGCAACCGGGTCAAAAAACACGTGGTGTCGGATGTGACCGATTACATTCATCAATTTGAAGAGGGCGACAAAATACAGCTCTTCATTCCCCTGCCTTACAAATACAAAGACCGCGGGCTGAAACAGGAGCTGGAACTGTTGCTGCAAAAAGGGTATACCCGCCTTCAGCGAGAAGGAGAACTGCAAAACATCCAGGATGTCCTGGAACAAGGCCCGGCCTTTTTAAACAAAAAACTCGGAGAGGCACGGGAAGAAGGCATCCGCATCCTGGTCGACCGCTTCGTCGTCAAGCCGGAGGATGAGGAAAATGTCAAGCGGATCGGGGATTCGGTTCAGACGGCTTTCTACGAGTCGGAGGGTGAATGTTTGGTGGAAGTCGTGGGCAAAGAAGAAAAGGGATTCAACAACCGTTTCGAGCTCGACGGCCTGTCCTTTCCGGAGCCCAGCCCCCAGCTGTTCAACTTCAACAACCCCTACGGTGCCTGCCCCACCTGCGAAGGCTTCAGCAAAGTGATGGGCATTGATGAAAACAAGGTCGTTCCCGATAAGTCAAAGTCGGTCTACGAAGGGGCCATCGCTTGCTGGAAGGGCGAAAAGTACGGCCTGTGGCTGGACCACCTGCTGGAGGCCGCCCACAAATTCGACTTCCCCGTTCACCGCGCCTACCAGGATTTGAGCAAGGAAGAGCGCCGCCTGCTGTGGGCCGGCAACCGCTACTTCAGCGGCATCAACGACTTTTTTGCGGAGCTGGAAGAGAAGACTTACAAAATACAGAACCGGGTGATGCTGGCCCGCTACCGCGGCCGGACCACCTGCCACACGTGCGATGGCGGCCGCCTGCGCAAAGAAGCCACCTACGTAAAGATCGACGGCAGCGACATCACCGAACTGGTGGGCCTGCCCATCGACGAGCTGCTGGAATTTTTCCGTACCCTCGAACTGAGCGAGTTCGACGCCAAAGTGGCGCGCCGCCTGCTGCTCGAGATCACCAACCGCCTGCAGTTTATGTGCGACGTGGGCTTGAGCTACCTCACGCTGGGCCGCATTTCCGCTACCCTCAGCGGCGGAGAGACCCAGCGCATCAACCTGACCCGCACGCTGGGCAGCAACCTGACCAGCTCTATGTACATCCTGGATGAGCCCAGCGTTGGCCTGCACCCCCGGGACACCAGCCGCCTGGTGCGCGTGCTGAAGTCCCTGCGCGATATGGGCAACACCGTCATCGTGGTGGAACACGAAGAAGACATCATCAAAAATGCCGACTACCTGATCGATATCGGCCCGGCTGCCGGCATTCACGGCGGAGAAGTCGTCTTCGCCGGCCCCTATGAAGCCATTTACGACGAAGCGGCGGACAGCCTCACGGCAAAATACATGAGCGGGCGAATGGAAATAGAGGTGCCCCGGCAGCGCCGGAAGAGCAGCAACTTCCTGGAAATCCAGGGCGCCCGCCAGCACAACCTGCAGAATATCGACGTCCGCATACCTCTCAACGCCATGACGGTGGTGTCGGGTGTTTCCGGTTCGGGCAAAACCACTCTGGTCAAGTCCATCCTCTATCCCGCCCTGAAAAAGCACCTGGGTGAAAGTTATTCTCGCGCGCCAGGCCAGTTCGGGCAATTGGGGGGCAGCCTTTCCCTGCTCACTCAGGTGGAAATGGTCAACCAGAACCCGATCGGCAAATCCTCCCGCTCCAACCCGGTGACTTACGTCAAGGCCTACGACAGCATACGCAAGCTGATGTCCGACCAGCAACTGTCCCGCATTCATGGGTTCAAACCCAAGCACTTCTCCTTCAACGTCGACGGCGGCCGCTGCGACACCTGCAAGGGGGAAGGCGAGCAGGTCATAGAAATGCAGTTCCTGGCCGACGTGCGCCTGGAATGCGAGGAGTGCGGCGGCAAGCGATTCAAACAGGAGGTACTGGATGTGGCCTACAAGGGCAAAAACATCTACGACATCCTGGAACTCAGCGTGGAGGAAGCCCTCGAATTCTTTGCCGACGAAAAGGATGTCATCAGCAAATTGCAGCCGCTGGCCGACGTGGGCCTGGGCTACATTCACCTCGGGCAGTCTTCCAGCACCCTCTCCGGCGGGGAAGCCCAGCGCGTCAAGCTGGCCTCCTTCCTCACCCGCGAACGCTCCAACGAGCACATTCTGTTCATCTTTGACGAACCCACCACGGGCCTGCATTTCCACGACATCCGCAAACTGCTCGACGCCATGAACGCTCTGGTCGAGAACGGCCACACCGTGCTCATCGTAGAACACAACATGGAGGTGATCAAATGCGCCGACTGGGTGGTCGACCTCGGGCCCGGCGGCGGAAAGGACGGCGGCTACCTCGTCTTCCAGGGCACGCCGGAGGAGTTGGCAAAGGTGGAGGGGTCTTACACGGGGGAGTATTTGAAGGATAAGTTGTAG
- a CDS encoding sigma-70 family RNA polymerase sigma factor has product MQVTPLNDQQLIGRYLEGDERSFEELLNRHQQKIYTSIYLFVKDQSLAEDIFQEVFIKIIDTLRKGKYNHEGKFLQWALRISYNMCVDYFRRTKRRPKVSPTETFDIFDVLQVTDDNAEQRIIRSQTHDKVRALVDMLPPEQREVVILRHYADMSFKEIAKLTRVSINTALGRMRYALINIRKMVEEKDIVLQ; this is encoded by the coding sequence ATGCAAGTTACGCCGCTTAATGACCAGCAGCTTATTGGCCGCTATCTGGAGGGTGATGAACGCTCCTTCGAGGAATTGCTGAACCGCCATCAGCAGAAGATTTATACCTCCATCTATCTTTTCGTCAAAGACCAAAGCCTGGCTGAAGATATTTTCCAGGAAGTTTTCATCAAGATCATAGATACCCTGCGCAAGGGGAAATACAACCACGAGGGCAAATTCCTGCAGTGGGCGCTTCGTATTTCCTACAACATGTGCGTAGACTATTTCCGCCGCACCAAGCGCCGGCCCAAGGTATCTCCGACGGAAACTTTCGACATCTTCGACGTGCTTCAGGTGACGGATGACAACGCCGAACAGCGCATCATCCGCAGCCAGACCCACGACAAGGTCCGGGCATTGGTAGACATGCTTCCTCCCGAACAGCGAGAGGTCGTCATCCTGCGCCACTACGCCGATATGAGCTTCAAGGAAATCGCCAAGCTGACCCGGGTGAGCATCAATACTGCTCTGGGCCGCATGCGCTACGCCCTGATCAATATCCGCAAAATGGTGGAAGAGAAAGATATTGTGCTTCAGTAA
- the hemB gene encoding porphobilinogen synthase — protein sequence MLRRPRRNRRSAAIRGLAQETRLSPEHLVQPLFLVGGKGIREEISSLPGSFRLSTDEALRDIESCMELGVKSFIAFPKIADNLKDKRANHSFSDDNFYLKAAREIKARFPESCLISDVAMDPYSSDGHDGFVYEGEVVNDETLHILQKMALAQAEAGFDILGPSDMMDGRVEAIRIALDEEGYNNTGIMAYTAKYASAFYGPFRDALDSAPKESDEDIPKDKKTYQMNPANRREALIEGELDTMEGADFLMVKPALNYLDVILLMKQSFELPIAAYHVSGECAMLLAACRNGWLDYEQAMPETLLSIRRAGADVIITYFAKDFAEMVKG from the coding sequence ATGTTGAGAAGGCCAAGACGAAACCGGCGCAGCGCCGCCATCCGGGGGCTGGCGCAGGAAACCCGCCTCAGCCCGGAGCACCTGGTGCAACCTTTATTTCTCGTAGGCGGAAAAGGCATCCGGGAGGAGATTTCCTCTCTCCCGGGCAGCTTTCGACTGTCTACCGACGAAGCGCTGCGGGACATTGAAAGTTGTATGGAGCTGGGCGTAAAAAGCTTCATCGCCTTTCCTAAAATCGCCGACAACCTTAAAGATAAACGGGCCAACCACAGCTTCAGCGACGACAATTTCTACCTGAAAGCCGCGCGGGAAATCAAGGCCCGCTTCCCGGAATCCTGCCTGATCAGCGATGTGGCCATGGACCCCTACAGCTCCGACGGCCACGACGGCTTTGTATACGAGGGAGAGGTCGTCAACGACGAGACCCTGCACATCCTGCAGAAAATGGCCCTGGCGCAGGCCGAGGCCGGCTTCGATATCCTGGGCCCTTCCGACATGATGGACGGGCGGGTGGAGGCCATCCGTATTGCGCTGGATGAAGAGGGATACAACAACACCGGCATCATGGCCTACACAGCCAAGTACGCCAGCGCTTTCTACGGCCCCTTCCGCGATGCGCTGGACAGCGCCCCGAAGGAAAGCGATGAGGATATTCCGAAGGACAAGAAAACCTACCAGATGAACCCCGCCAACCGCAGGGAGGCCCTCATCGAAGGAGAGCTCGACACGATGGAAGGCGCCGACTTCCTCATGGTCAAGCCCGCGCTCAACTACCTGGACGTGATCTTGCTCATGAAACAAAGCTTCGAGCTGCCCATCGCCGCCTACCACGTCAGCGGGGAATGCGCCATGCTCCTGGCCGCCTGCCGCAACGGCTGGCTCGATTATGAACAGGCTATGCCGGAGACCTTGCTCAGCATTCGGCGCGCCGGCGCAGATGTGATCATTACTTATTTTGCGAAGGACTTTGCGGAGATGGTGAAAGGGTAG
- the yidD gene encoding membrane protein insertion efficiency factor YidD yields MNRILKKIFILPIRFYQMAISPMLGPTCRFKPTCSHYMIGAIEEWGVLKGGWLGLKRIFKCHPWGPHGYDPVPKNPKKIKAEK; encoded by the coding sequence ATGAATCGAATACTCAAAAAAATATTCATATTGCCGATCCGGTTCTATCAGATGGCCATTTCCCCAATGCTGGGCCCTACCTGCCGTTTCAAACCCACCTGCTCCCATTATATGATCGGAGCCATTGAGGAGTGGGGCGTCCTGAAGGGAGGCTGGCTGGGGTTGAAGCGCATTTTCAAATGCCATCCCTGGGGGCCTCACGGATATGACCCGGTTCCGAAAAATCCTAAAAAAATAAAAGCAGAAAAATGA
- a CDS encoding HupE/UreJ family protein: MQSVFSAYLQLGFGHIADLKGYDHILFVVALCAIYRIREWRKVALLVTAFTLGHSLTLALAALDIIPVNSAWVEFLIPLTILATALYNVLVHKEESQLNTLSLSLRLNYLFALFFGLIHGMGFSNFLRSSLLPGEEGELVTQLLAFNIGVELGQLAIVAAVLCLSFIALYLLKVKQREWNVFVSGSAFGLALVMALERVP, from the coding sequence ATGCAGTCGGTTTTCAGCGCTTATTTACAACTGGGGTTTGGCCATATTGCCGACCTGAAAGGGTATGACCACATCCTTTTTGTCGTAGCCCTCTGCGCCATCTACCGGATTCGGGAATGGCGGAAGGTGGCGCTGCTGGTGACGGCCTTCACCCTGGGCCATTCCCTGACCCTGGCCCTGGCGGCGCTGGACATCATCCCCGTAAACTCCGCCTGGGTAGAATTTCTGATTCCGCTGACTATTCTGGCTACCGCCCTCTACAATGTGCTGGTTCACAAGGAAGAAAGCCAACTGAACACGCTCAGCCTCAGCCTGCGGCTAAATTATCTGTTTGCGCTTTTTTTCGGCCTCATTCACGGCATGGGGTTCTCCAATTTTCTACGCTCCAGCCTGCTCCCGGGAGAGGAAGGCGAACTGGTAACCCAACTGCTGGCGTTTAATATAGGCGTGGAACTGGGGCAACTGGCTATCGTGGCTGCCGTATTGTGCCTGTCGTTTATCGCCCTCTACCTCCTGAAGGTAAAACAAAGGGAGTGGAATGTTTTTGTCTCCGGTTCGGCTTTTGGGCTGGCTTTGGTGATGGCGCTGGAGCGGGTGCCATAG